From one Geminocystis sp. M7585_C2015_104 genomic stretch:
- a CDS encoding photosystem II reaction center PsbP family protein produces the protein MFKSFILRIVTPIIILLTLFGCVSPTAGLKAYIDGADGYQFLYPNGWIQVNVKNASEGVDVVFRDLIERSENLSVVISQVDKNTKLEDLGSPSDIGYRFMQLVNQNPNSQIEAELIGAEKKEENLQNYYLLEYRVKQPNGSYRHNIAAVATKNGKLYTFNISTTEERWPQVETLFKTMAKSFSLS, from the coding sequence ATGTTTAAGTCCTTTATTCTTCGCATTGTTACCCCCATTATTATACTTTTGACTTTGTTTGGCTGTGTTTCCCCCACTGCCGGTTTAAAGGCATACATCGATGGAGCCGATGGGTATCAATTCCTTTATCCTAATGGTTGGATACAGGTAAATGTAAAAAACGCCAGTGAAGGGGTAGATGTCGTCTTCCGGGATTTGATAGAAAGAAGTGAGAATCTGAGTGTGGTTATCAGCCAGGTAGACAAGAATACTAAATTAGAAGACTTGGGTAGTCCTTCTGACATAGGGTATCGTTTTATGCAACTAGTAAATCAGAATCCCAACAGTCAAATTGAGGCGGAATTGATTGGGGCAGAGAAAAAAGAGGAAAATCTGCAAAACTATTATCTGTTAGAATATAGGGTCAAGCAGCCCAATGGCAGTTATCGTCACAACATAGCTGCCGTTGCCACCAAAAACGGCAAACTCTATACCTTTAACATATCTACCACTGAAGAGCGTTGGCCTCAAGTGGAAACCCTTTTTAAAACCATGGCTAAGTCTTTTTCCCTCTCCTAG
- the maf gene encoding septum formation inhibitor Maf: MIKFVLASASPARKKLLETVGINPIVTPSGYDESSVTLSKPYDLAATLAERKATVVAQLYKDALVLGCDSLLEVEGQIYGKPADAKEAISRWQLMRGKKGLLYTGHALIDTTRQRKIVRCAVTEVYFSFVTDSEIEAYVATGEPLRCAGCFALEGKGGLFIDRIVGCHSNVIGLSLPLLRTMLADLGYTVLDFWGEKSVNSKVN; encoded by the coding sequence ATGATTAAATTTGTACTCGCTTCCGCCTCCCCCGCCAGGAAAAAGCTGCTGGAAACCGTGGGAATTAACCCTATTGTCACCCCCAGTGGCTATGACGAATCCTCCGTTACCCTTTCTAAACCCTATGATTTAGCCGCCACCCTGGCAGAAAGAAAGGCGACTGTTGTGGCCCAACTCTATAAAGACGCCCTAGTATTGGGGTGTGACTCCCTGTTGGAAGTGGAAGGACAAATATATGGTAAACCCGCCGACGCTAAAGAGGCTATTTCCCGTTGGCAACTGATGCGTGGCAAAAAAGGCCTACTCTACACTGGTCATGCTTTGATAGATACTACTAGGCAGAGGAAAATTGTCCGTTGTGCTGTAACTGAGGTGTACTTCTCCTTTGTTACAGACTCAGAAATTGAAGCCTATGTGGCTACAGGTGAACCACTCAGGTGTGCCGGCTGTTTCGCCTTGGAGGGAAAAGGGGGATTGTTTATAGACAGAATTGTGGGGTGTCACAGCAATGTTATTGGCTTGAGTCTACCCCTCCTACGCACTATGTTGGCAGACTTGGGTTACACCGTCTTAGACTTTTGGGGTGAAAAATCTGTTAATTCTAAGGTAAACTAA
- the speA gene encoding biosynthetic arginine decarboxylase, whose protein sequence is MGELWTIEDSKKLYQIEGWGHPYFDINEEGNVTVAPRGDGYKIDLFHLVESLKKRDIHLPLLIRFSDILADRLHRLHQCMYNAIERYGYQNVYRGVYPIKCNQHRQLVEALVKYGKQYHFGLEVGSKPELMIALATLDVDKTGETLLICNGYKDEDYLETALLAQQLGHNLIVVIEQVNELFTILKLSDKYDLKPQLGVRAKLQTKGTGHWGNSTGERAKFGLTIPEIVMVVEHLREQNKLDCLKLLHFHIGSQISSIAVIKDAIREASQIYVQLYNMGAGMKYLDVGGGLAVDYDGSKTNFYASKNYNMQNYANDIVAAVRDACDAKNVPHPILISESGRAIAAHHSVLIFNVVNSNNPLLNIPISKPEKAHPVLRNLWETYHTIDDTNYQEMYHDAIQFKEEAISLFNFGYLTLAERAQAEQLYWACCQKIYLITQNESYVSDDLNELQELMTSTYYINLSVFQSAPDTWAIDQLFPILPIHRLNEKPTVKAILADLTCDSDGKIDKFIDLLDVKHALELHPLELNGRNPEERQFKPYYLGMFLVGAYQEILGNLHNLFGDINVVHIEINGDNYNIKHVVKGDTVTDVLRYVEYSPEDLMEKMRCLAEMAINERQIEIEHSQRLLKNYERNLRSYTYLR, encoded by the coding sequence ATGGGAGAATTATGGACTATTGAAGACAGCAAAAAATTGTATCAGATTGAAGGCTGGGGTCATCCTTATTTTGATATAAATGAGGAAGGAAACGTCACAGTGGCGCCTCGAGGTGACGGCTACAAAATCGACCTATTCCACCTAGTAGAAAGTCTCAAAAAAAGAGATATTCATCTTCCCTTACTCATTCGCTTTTCTGACATTTTAGCTGATCGTCTCCACCGACTCCACCAATGCATGTACAATGCCATTGAGCGTTATGGCTATCAAAATGTTTACAGAGGTGTTTATCCCATAAAATGTAATCAGCACCGCCAACTAGTAGAAGCATTAGTCAAATATGGCAAACAGTACCATTTTGGCCTAGAAGTTGGCTCTAAGCCGGAGTTAATGATTGCTTTGGCCACTTTAGATGTAGATAAAACCGGCGAAACATTGTTGATTTGTAATGGGTACAAGGATGAAGATTATCTAGAAACTGCCCTTTTGGCTCAACAACTTGGCCACAATTTAATAGTAGTAATTGAGCAGGTAAACGAGTTATTTACTATACTAAAACTAAGCGATAAATATGACCTAAAACCTCAGCTAGGCGTCAGGGCAAAACTGCAAACAAAAGGCACCGGCCATTGGGGCAATTCCACGGGAGAGAGAGCAAAATTTGGGCTTACTATACCCGAGATTGTAATGGTGGTAGAACACTTACGTGAGCAGAATAAATTAGACTGTTTGAAACTACTACATTTTCATATTGGCTCCCAAATATCCTCCATTGCAGTAATTAAAGACGCTATTCGGGAGGCAAGTCAAATTTATGTGCAATTATACAATATGGGTGCCGGGATGAAATACCTGGACGTTGGCGGCGGTTTGGCAGTAGATTATGATGGCTCAAAAACCAACTTTTATGCCTCTAAAAACTACAATATGCAAAATTATGCCAACGACATTGTAGCGGCAGTTAGAGATGCCTGTGATGCCAAAAATGTGCCCCATCCCATCCTAATTAGTGAAAGCGGAAGGGCAATCGCCGCCCACCATTCTGTCTTGATTTTTAATGTGGTAAACAGCAATAACCCTCTGTTAAATATCCCTATTTCCAAACCAGAAAAAGCCCATCCAGTTCTGCGTAATCTATGGGAAACCTATCACACTATTGACGATACCAACTATCAGGAAATGTACCACGATGCCATCCAGTTTAAGGAAGAGGCAATCAGTCTATTTAATTTTGGCTATCTCACATTAGCTGAAAGGGCACAGGCTGAACAATTATACTGGGCTTGCTGTCAAAAAATATATCTAATTACTCAGAATGAGAGCTATGTTAGTGATGATTTAAACGAACTGCAAGAATTGATGACTTCCACCTACTACATCAATTTGTCCGTATTCCAGTCCGCCCCCGATACCTGGGCGATAGATCAACTTTTCCCAATTCTCCCCATTCACCGCCTCAACGAAAAACCGACTGTTAAGGCAATTTTAGCTGATTTAACCTGTGATAGCGATGGCAAAATTGACAAATTCATTGACTTGTTAGACGTAAAACACGCCCTAGAATTGCACCCCCTAGAATTAAATGGCCGAAACCCCGAGGAAAGACAGTTTAAACCCTATTATTTGGGAATGTTTTTAGTAGGAGCCTATCAAGAAATCCTGGGCAATTTGCACAACCTTTTCGGGGATATAAATGTAGTCCACATTGAGATTAATGGGGACAATTATAACATTAAACACGTCGTAAAAGGCGACACAGTAACAGATGTTCTCAGATATGTAGAATACTCCCCTGAAGATTTGATGGAAAAAATGCGTTGTCTTGCAGAAATGGCCATAAATGAAAGACAAATTGAAATCGAACATTCTCAACGCCTGTTGAAAAATTATGAGCGAAACTTGCGTAGTTATACTTATCTGAGATAA
- a CDS encoding insulinase family protein, translating into MKVANKDKKKQWCWLTIIALLVIVVFLGNQAKADVTPGYKKLKYPPLAPITIPSYERYQLDNGMVVYLMEDHSLPLISGTVLLKMGSIFDPPSQVGLAELTGELLRLGGTVHYSPEQLNAILEQKAASIETSVTRTSASISFSSLSYDIDTVLPIFAEILQSPRFDSQQLELLKTQVRGTISRRNDYPGDIARREFAKLIYGQDSPYARVIEYVHLDNIQREDIQRFYRQYVRPEAMILGMVGDFDSAKMKQLIQRLFASWHTDSTMTPDYTISEPQQATTEGVFIVNRPQLTQSHIILGHIGVKLGDANYPVLSVINGVLNGFGGRLFKEIRSRQGLAYSVFGSWQANYDYPGVFIAGGQTKSETTTQFIRSIIEEIQRLCNSPITDTELDYAKDSILNSFVFQFQHPSQTLSRLMTYEYYGYPQDFIFQYQQGVKNTSREDVLRVAQKYFQPDKIVTLIVGNENAIKADLITLGKNIQEINITN; encoded by the coding sequence ATGAAAGTGGCAAATAAAGACAAGAAAAAACAGTGGTGTTGGTTAACTATAATCGCCCTCTTGGTTATAGTTGTATTTCTGGGTAATCAGGCAAAGGCAGATGTAACACCAGGATATAAGAAATTAAAATACCCGCCGCTGGCACCCATTACCATACCTAGTTATGAACGTTATCAGTTGGACAACGGCATGGTAGTATATCTGATGGAGGATCATAGTTTGCCCTTGATAAGTGGTACTGTGTTGCTAAAAATGGGTTCAATATTTGATCCTCCTTCTCAGGTGGGGTTAGCAGAATTAACTGGAGAATTGTTGCGTTTGGGAGGTACAGTCCACTACTCTCCTGAACAGTTAAATGCTATTCTGGAACAGAAGGCGGCATCTATAGAAACCAGTGTCACCCGCACATCGGCCAGTATTAGTTTTTCCAGCCTCAGTTATGATATAGATACCGTATTGCCCATCTTTGCAGAAATTCTCCAATCCCCCCGCTTTGACAGTCAACAGTTGGAATTGTTAAAAACCCAAGTCCGTGGTACAATCTCCCGTCGCAACGATTATCCCGGGGATATTGCCAGAAGAGAGTTTGCCAAGTTAATATACGGCCAAGATAGCCCCTATGCCAGGGTGATAGAATATGTACATCTAGACAACATCCAAAGGGAAGACATACAAAGATTTTATCGCCAATATGTACGTCCGGAGGCAATGATTTTGGGGATGGTGGGGGATTTCGACTCAGCCAAGATGAAGCAACTAATCCAACGGCTTTTTGCCTCCTGGCATACGGACTCCACCATGACGCCGGATTATACCATCAGTGAGCCCCAACAAGCAACCACAGAAGGCGTGTTTATTGTCAATAGGCCACAGTTAACTCAGAGTCATATTATACTAGGGCATATAGGAGTAAAACTAGGGGATGCCAACTATCCCGTTTTGAGTGTCATCAATGGGGTGTTAAACGGCTTTGGGGGGAGACTGTTTAAAGAAATTCGTAGCAGACAGGGTTTAGCCTATTCTGTCTTTGGCAGCTGGCAGGCTAACTATGACTATCCCGGAGTGTTTATAGCCGGAGGACAAACAAAAAGCGAGACCACCACTCAGTTTATAAGGAGCATTATAGAAGAAATCCAACGACTTTGCAACTCCCCTATTACAGACACAGAATTGGACTATGCTAAGGATTCTATCCTCAACTCCTTTGTCTTCCAATTCCAACATCCCTCTCAAACCCTTTCCCGCCTGATGACATACGAATACTATGGCTATCCCCAGGATTTTATTTTCCAATACCAACAGGGTGTGAAGAATACCAGCCGAGAGGATGTTTTGAGAGTAGCGCAAAAATATTTCCAGCCAGATAAGATTGTAACCCTCATAGTAGGCAATGAAAATGCCATCAAAGCCGACTTAATAACCCTCGGCAAAAATATTCAGGAGATAAACATTACCAACTAG
- the glcD gene encoding glycolate oxidase subunit GlcD, which yields MTTRQWQPIILQLEKVLGTDGVVKRKEELLTYECDGLPQYRQRPALVTLPRTTEQVAEIVKICNKHKIPWVARGAGTGLSGGALPVEDCILIVTARMRQILAIDLENQRVVVQPGVINNWVTQAVSGAGFYYAPDPSSQIICSIGGNVAENSGGVHCLKYGVTTNHVLGLTIVTGEGEIVKTGGMVSEMPLFDLTGLFVGSEGTLGIATEIVLRILKRPESVCVVLADFNSIEEAGSAVAGIIQAGIIPAGMEMMDNFSINAVEDVVATDCYPRDAQAILLVELDGLEVEVKAYKEKVAEICRRCGARSITSASDEATRMKLWKGRKAAFAAMGKISPNYFVQDGVVPRSKLPQVLAEINRLSEKYGFPIANVFHAGDGNLHPLILYDQSVEGAFARVEELGGEILKLCVRMGGSISGEHGIGSDKKCYMTEMFTETDLETQQYVRRCFNPYGLANPGKIFPTPRTCGETANAGRSQFKGVVAF from the coding sequence ATGACCACTAGACAATGGCAACCCATTATTTTACAATTAGAAAAGGTTCTGGGTACTGACGGGGTTGTTAAGCGGAAAGAGGAACTGTTAACCTATGAGTGTGACGGCTTGCCCCAATACCGCCAACGCCCTGCTTTAGTTACTCTCCCCCGCACCACTGAACAGGTGGCAGAGATTGTTAAGATTTGTAACAAACATAAAATCCCCTGGGTGGCAAGGGGTGCGGGCACGGGTTTGTCGGGTGGTGCACTACCAGTGGAGGACTGTATTCTCATTGTAACAGCCAGGATGAGACAGATACTGGCCATTGATTTGGAGAATCAGAGGGTGGTAGTGCAGCCAGGGGTAATCAACAACTGGGTGACTCAGGCTGTCAGTGGTGCTGGTTTCTATTATGCCCCAGATCCGTCCAGCCAGATAATCTGTTCTATTGGTGGTAACGTAGCGGAAAATTCCGGGGGTGTACACTGTCTAAAATATGGAGTAACTACTAATCATGTGTTGGGGTTGACCATTGTGACGGGAGAAGGGGAGATTGTTAAAACTGGGGGGATGGTGTCAGAAATGCCACTATTTGACCTAACAGGCTTGTTTGTTGGCTCAGAAGGGACTTTGGGCATAGCTACGGAGATTGTGTTAAGAATATTAAAAAGGCCCGAGTCGGTGTGTGTGGTACTAGCAGATTTCAACAGTATTGAGGAAGCGGGGAGTGCGGTGGCAGGTATCATCCAGGCGGGTATAATCCCAGCGGGGATGGAGATGATGGACAATTTTAGCATAAATGCGGTGGAGGATGTGGTGGCCACTGACTGTTATCCTCGGGATGCCCAGGCTATCTTATTGGTGGAATTGGACGGTTTAGAGGTGGAGGTAAAAGCCTACAAGGAGAAGGTAGCAGAGATTTGTCGTCGTTGTGGTGCTAGAAGTATTACCTCTGCCAGTGATGAAGCTACCAGGATGAAGTTGTGGAAAGGGAGAAAGGCGGCTTTTGCTGCCATGGGGAAAATTAGCCCTAATTATTTTGTACAGGATGGGGTAGTGCCTCGCTCTAAACTACCTCAAGTTTTAGCAGAAATTAACCGTCTCAGTGAGAAGTATGGTTTCCCCATTGCCAATGTTTTCCATGCCGGTGATGGTAACTTACATCCCCTTATTTTATACGACCAGTCCGTAGAAGGGGCCTTTGCCAGGGTAGAGGAATTGGGAGGGGAAATCCTTAAACTTTGTGTGCGGATGGGTGGTAGTATTTCCGGCGAACATGGTATTGGGAGTGACAAGAAGTGCTACATGACGGAGATGTTTACGGAAACCGATTTAGAAACACAGCAGTATGTGCGTCGCTGTTTTAATCCCTATGGATTAGCCAATCCCGGCAAAATCTTTCCCACCCCTCGCACTTGTGGGGAAACGGCTAATGCCGGCAGGAGTCAATTCAAGGGCGTCGTTGCCTTTTAG